From Acidothermus cellulolyticus 11B, a single genomic window includes:
- a CDS encoding ABC transporter permease — MADSVKSQDRATPAVLAVISALLRQPARLWRSAAILMPFLALFIALAVASPPFLSKTNLLNILDQQAATLIIAAAGTLVLISGGLDLSVGATYALAGVASAMVAQHHPALLGALIAVAIGIGIGVVNGIVSTLFRINSLIATLAMSFIVSGLAARISNGNLIVLTSNREYARIAQTEFLTIRTSIWTMLVVVLALGFLLARTTFGRYLYAVGGNIEAARLAGVRINAIRVVAFTLSGFAAALGGVIDTSRVLSAQANNGSTLAFTVLAGIVVGGTSILGGEGAIWRTVVGVLFIALIGNGFDLLGLNPLYQQMTLGAILLLAVGIDAWYRLRQP; from the coding sequence GTGGCGGATTCCGTCAAGAGCCAGGACCGCGCGACTCCGGCGGTCCTGGCGGTCATCAGCGCGCTCCTGAGGCAACCGGCGCGGCTATGGCGCTCCGCCGCCATTCTCATGCCCTTTCTGGCCCTGTTCATCGCCCTGGCCGTGGCGAGTCCACCCTTCCTGTCAAAGACCAATCTGCTCAACATTCTCGATCAACAGGCGGCGACACTCATCATCGCCGCAGCCGGCACTCTCGTCCTCATCAGCGGCGGCCTCGACCTCTCCGTCGGTGCGACGTATGCGCTCGCCGGGGTCGCGTCGGCGATGGTCGCGCAGCACCATCCGGCTCTCCTCGGCGCGCTGATCGCCGTTGCGATCGGAATAGGCATCGGCGTCGTCAACGGAATCGTGAGCACGCTCTTCCGCATCAACTCGCTCATCGCCACACTGGCGATGTCCTTCATCGTGAGCGGCCTGGCAGCTCGCATTTCCAACGGAAATCTCATCGTCCTCACCAGCAATCGTGAATACGCACGTATCGCGCAGACCGAATTCCTCACCATTCGCACCTCGATTTGGACAATGCTGGTGGTCGTGCTGGCACTCGGGTTTCTCCTTGCCCGCACGACGTTCGGCCGATATCTATACGCCGTCGGCGGCAACATCGAGGCTGCCCGGCTCGCCGGCGTACGGATCAACGCCATCCGAGTTGTCGCCTTCACCCTCAGCGGCTTTGCCGCCGCCCTGGGCGGCGTCATCGACACATCGCGCGTGCTCAGCGCCCAAGCCAACAACGGCAGCACACTCGCCTTCACCGTGCTCGCAGGAATCGTCGTCGGGGGAACGTCAATCCTCGGCGGCGAAGGAGCGATCTGGCGCACGGTCGTCGGGGTACTCTTCATCGCCCTGATCGGAAACGGTTTCGATCTGCTCGGGCTGAACCCGCTCTACCAGCAGATGACCCTCGGCGCCATTCTTCTGCTTGCCGTCGGTATCGACGCGTGGTATCGGTTACGCCAGCCGTAA